The genomic interval AGTTCTGCCTGATCCTCGTCGAGCAGGCTGCGGATGCCATCCTGCTTGACGCCGAGCCACAGGCGCTCGGCCGTCGCCAGGCTGGCGGCGAGGTTCGAGAGCGTGGACTGGCTGCGCCAGGACTCGGCCTGCAGCGGCTGCGGCACGCCCTTGCTCTGCCGGCCGAGCGGGGTGCCGAGCTTCTTCTTGAGGGCGTCGAGGGCGGTGACCTCGGCGCGCAGGATCTCGGCGATGGCCTCCTTGGCATCGGCGTAACGGCTGTTGGGGAAGCGCTTCAGCTGTGCGGCCATGCCGGCATCTCCCTGCCATTGCTGGAGGATTGCCGCGGAGAGGGTCTGCTGGTGCTTGCCGATGGCGATCAGCAGCGGACAGTAGCGCTGGCGCTGGGAGGCATCGGCGAGGTCCAGGTTCTTGTCGAAGAGCAGGTATTCGTAGGCGCTGAGGCCCTTGACCACCACGCTGGCCTGGTCCAGGTCGGCCTGGGTCAGCGCCGGCTTCTGCTGCAGCAGGCTTTCGACCTGGCGGGCGACCAGGTTTTTCTTGTCCGGCCAGAACTGCACCTGCCAGCTCAGGTTGCCCTCGGCGAGCGGTCCGAACAGCAGGGGCTGCAGGGCGGCCCAACCGTTCTGGGCGGTCAGAAAGGTCTGCCGCGCCTGCTGCAGGTCCTCGTTGCCGGCGCAGAAGGACAGGGCGCTGGCCGCCAGCTGGCGGTCGGCTTCGGTCCAGGTGCTGTAGGCCGGCAGCAGCACGCCGTCGGTCAGGGCGATGCTGGTCTGCTGATCGGGCTCCTTGGGCGTACAGGCACCGAGCAGAAGGCCGGTCAGGGCAAGGAGGAGGGGGGTACTGCGGAACATGCTTCGGTTCCTTTTCAGAGGGAGTTCAGGAAGGCCAGGAGTGCCGCACGCTGGCCGGCGTCGAAGGTCAGGACCCGGTCCCGGGCCGGTTGCGCTTCGCCAGCATGCCAGAGGATCGCTTCCAGCGGATTGCGCGCCCGGCCGTCATGGAGGAGCCGGGTGTGGCCGCCGACCCGTTGCGTCAGGCCGAGTCCCCACAGCGGCGGAGTCCGCCATTCGCGGCCGCTGGCCTCGAATTCCGCACGATTGTCGGCCAGACCGTCGCCCATGTCATGCAGCAGAAGGTCGCTGTAGGGGTGGATCTTCTGGTTGGCCAGCTCCGGTTCGGCGGTATCCGCAGCGGTCACGAACGTGGGAATGTGGCAGCGCGCGCAGCCTGCGCGATGGAACAATGCCTTGCCGGCCAGCACCTGTGGGTCGTCCACGGCTCGTCGGGCCGGCACGCCCAGGTGGCGGGTGTAGAACAGCACGCGAGCGAGCAGGTGATCGTCGACCTCCGGTCTCCCTCCGTCGGCGCTGGTCAGGCAGGCGGTCTGGGCCGGAGTGCAGCTGCTGCCGGACAGCAGGCGGGTGGAAAGGCCCAGGTCGTTGAAGAAGGCGTCGGCGTTCTGCTGGTTGAGGTTCGGTTGTCCGGCCTTCCAGCCGAAGCGGCCGAGGGCGGTGCTCTGGGTGGTGTGGTCGCGGACCCGGTTGGGGCGACCGGAGATGCCATCGCCATCGGCGTCGTCGGGATCGGCCTTGGCAAGAATGGCGGCTTCGGGAATCGCCTCCAGCAGGCCGAGGCCGATCATCGGCGGAGCGATGCGCAGGGAAAAGCGCGTGTCGGGATGCAGCGCGCCGTAGCCCAGGCGGTCGAGCTGCAGTCGGGGCCGGCGCAGTTCCACTTGGAAACCGTCGGCGAAGCGCAGGCTGTGGGGCTCATACCTCAGGCGTACCCGGGCCTCCGGGGGCACGCCGGGCACCGCCATGTCCTGCAGCTGGTTGCCGTAGACCGGTTCGGGAACCACGCCGAGACGTTCGGCGAGGTGCGCGGTCTCCGGTGTCGCCGGGATCGACAGGCGCACCAGCAGGGACACGGCATTGTCCGCCTGCGCCTCCGGCGGGTGGCCGCGGCCGTCGCGGATGTGGCAGTTCTGGCAGGCGTTGGTATTGAACAGCGGACCTAGCCCGTCGCGTGCGGTGGTGCTGGAGGGGGCGCTGACCCAGGGCTTGCGGAAGAAGCTGTTGCCGACGGCGAAGTCCATGCGCTGCGCAGACGTCAGGTTGGCCGAGGGCTGGGCGAAGGCGTCCCGGTCGCTGCGCTGGACGGTGGCACCGCCGGCCGACAGGGCTTCGCCGGGCTCGGCCCGGCTGAAGTCCGGCGACTGTCCGTCGCAGGCGCCGAGGCCGAGCACCAGCAGCAGGGTAAGACGATGAAGCGGTGACGGCATCGACGGCGTTCCAGGCGAGGGCGCGGTGATGTCCCGCGCCCGGCGTGCGGCGGAGGGTCAGAAGTTGTGGTCGGCGCTGTCCGGACTCAGGTCGCCGATGCCCAGCCGGGCCGCAGCCTGCTCGATGGAGGCGGTCTGCTTGACCAGCGCGGCGATGGCGTCGCGCACCAATTGCTGCCCGGCGGCATTGTCGGCGGCGATCAGCTGATCGAAGTGCCGGCCCTTGGCGGCGCTGTCGACCAGGGCCTGCAGACGCGCCTCGCTGGCCTCGAGATCGGCCTTGAGAGTGGCGTCGGCCCGGGCGTCGGCCTTGGCGACCAGCGACGACAGGCTCGGACCGCTCAGCAGGCTGCCGTCGAGCCTGCGGTATTCGCCCAGGTAGACATTGCGGATGCCCTTGCCGTTGTAGAAGTGCGCGTTGTGGGTGTTGTCGCTGAAGCAGTCCTGCTCGTCCTCGGTGGAGTTGGCTTCCAGCGGCACCTTCATGCGCTCGCCGGCCAATTCGCCGAGGGACAGGCTGCCCATGCCGAAGAGCATCTTGCGCAGGCCGTTGGCGGCCGATTCCTGTTCAAGGCTGGCGCGGTAGTTGTCGGCCGCCTGGGGCTGCCACTGGCCGACCATGTACGCCAGATCGCTGACCAGCAGGTCGGTGACCGCCTTGAGGTAGGCGCGGCGGCGCTCGCAGTGGCCGCCGCTGCAGCCCTCGCCGGCCAGGTAGTCGCTGGCCGGGCGCTGGCCGGCACCGGGAGCGGTGCCGTTCAGATCCTGGCCCCAGAGCAGGAACTCGATGGCGTGGTAACCGGTGGCCACGTTGGCTTCCGAGCCGGCCAGTTCGTTGAGGCTGGCCAGGGTTTCACCGCTGATCTCGGTGACGTCGACCTTCTCCTCGCCCACCTGGATCTCGGTGTTGGCGACGATGTTGGCGGTGGCGCCGGGATTGCCGAGGGCGTGCTGGTAGTCGGCGGCGACATAGTCGATCAGCCCCTCGTCCAGCGGCCAGGCGTTGAGCTGGCCCTCCCATTCGTCCACCACCGGGTTGCCGAAGCGGAACACCTCGCTCTGCATGTAGGGGACGCGTGCGGCAATCCAAGCTTCGCGGGCTGCCTGCAGGGTGTCGGTGTCCGGCTTGGCGAGCAGGGCGTCGACCGCCTGCTGCAGGGCCTTGGCGCTGCTCAGGGCGTCGCTGTACACGGCCAGTGCCAGATCGGCGTAATGCGTCACCACTGCCCTGGCAGCAGCCTCGTCGGTCTGCGCTGTGGCGGCGGGAGCAATGGCTGCCGGGGCGACGGTCTGGCTGGACGCTGGTTCCTTTTTGTCATCGCAGCCGGCGAGCGAGATGGCGACGGCGAGCAGGCTGGCGGTAGCCAGGGGAATGCGGGGCATGCTGAAAGTCCTTGCGGCAGTGTCGGCGGGGCGCAATGCGCGGTTGCGGTTATAATGCGAAGGATTTGCATTTTTGAAAAGCGAACCGAGGTCGATCGCCGCTGTTCTGGCCGCCGGGAGTCAGCTGACGGGAGCCTGGCGCAGCTGTGCCTGGCGGATGAAGGCGGCCAGCTCCACCGCTGGCAGTGGCTTGCTGTACAGGTAGCCCTGCCCCTCGTGGCAGTCCTGGCTCACCAGGTAGGCCTCCTGCGCAGCGGTTTCCACGCCTTCGGCGGTCACCTGCTTGCCCAGGTTGCGGGCCAGTTGGATGATGGTGCGGATGATGGTGCCGGCATCGTGGTCGTCGTCGTTGAGCAGGTCCAGGACGAAGCTCTTGTCGATCTTGATCTTGTCCAGAGGAAGGCTCTTCAGGTAGCTCAGCGAGGAGTAGCCGGTGCCGAAGTCGTCGATGGCGATCCGTGCGCCGCAGCGGCGCAGGCTGCGCAGATGCCGGGCGGCGACCTGGATGTCCTCCATCAGGCTGGTTTCGGTGACCTCCAGCTCCAGGCTGCCGGCAGGCAGCCGGTAGGTGCGCAGCAGCCGATCGATCAGGCGCGGCAGACCATCGTGGCGCAGTTGCACGGCGGACAGGTTGACCGCCATGTGCAGTTCGCTGAAACCCTGGTCATGCCATTCCCGCAACTGCCGGCAGGCCTGCTCGAGAACCCATTCGCCGATGGGGATGATGCTGCCGCTGTGTTCGGCCAGCAGCACGAACTGGTCCGGCGGCACCAGGCCGTGGCGCGGATGGCGCCAGCGCAGCAGGGCTTCGACGCCTTCCACCCGCTGGCTCCGGTAGTTCAGTTGCGGCTGGTAGAGCAGTTGCAGCTCGCCGCGCGCCAGGGCCTCGCGCAGGTCCTTCTCCAGTTCGCGCCGATAGCGCATCTCCCGGTCGACGCTGGCGATGTAGAACTGATAGCGGCTGTGCGAGCGCTTGGCCAGGGTCATGGTTTGCTCGGCCTTCTGCAGCAGCTTCTCGGGAGAGCGGCCGTCCTCGGGGTAGAGGGTGATGCCGATGCTGGCATGCAGGTGGACGTCCTGCTGCTCCAGACGAAAGGGGACCTCCAGGTCGTCGAGAATGCCCTGAGCCAGCTCGGCGGCCATGTAGGGCTCGTCGATATCGGCGCGGACCAGCACGAAGCGGTCGCCGCCCAGGCGCGCCAGGGCTCCGGGGGCGGTATCGTGGCTGCGCAGGCGGTCGGCCAGGGCCAGCAGCAGCTCGTCGCCGAACCGGTAGCAGAATTGCTCGTTGATCGACTTGAAATCGTCCAGTCCCACGCAGAGCACGGCGACTCGCCGCTGGTGGCGTCGCGCATCCAGCAGGACCTGGCCGAGCAGGCGCAGCAGATGCTGGCGGTTGGGCAGGCCGGTGAGGACGTCGTAGTAGGCCATGCGCTGCAGGCTGTACTCCGCCTCGTGGCGCAGGCGCGTGTTGCGCTCGATGGAGGCGAGCAACTGGTTGGCGGTGCGGATCCACAGGCCCAG from Azotobacter salinestris carries:
- a CDS encoding imelysin family protein, whose protein sequence is MFRSTPLLLALTGLLLGACTPKEPDQQTSIALTDGVLLPAYSTWTEADRQLAASALSFCAGNEDLQQARQTFLTAQNGWAALQPLLFGPLAEGNLSWQVQFWPDKKNLVARQVESLLQQKPALTQADLDQASVVVKGLSAYEYLLFDKNLDLADASQRQRYCPLLIAIGKHQQTLSAAILQQWQGDAGMAAQLKRFPNSRYADAKEAIAEILRAEVTALDALKKKLGTPLGRQSKGVPQPLQAESWRSQSTLSNLAASLATAERLWLGVKQDGIRSLLDEDQAELARRLDQAFGDSRGQLAALQRPFDELLADKAGRDQLNALYDSLDRLHRLHERELAKALDIQLGFNAHDGD
- a CDS encoding di-heme oxidoredictase family protein, which codes for MPSPLHRLTLLLVLGLGACDGQSPDFSRAEPGEALSAGGATVQRSDRDAFAQPSANLTSAQRMDFAVGNSFFRKPWVSAPSSTTARDGLGPLFNTNACQNCHIRDGRGHPPEAQADNAVSLLVRLSIPATPETAHLAERLGVVPEPVYGNQLQDMAVPGVPPEARVRLRYEPHSLRFADGFQVELRRPRLQLDRLGYGALHPDTRFSLRIAPPMIGLGLLEAIPEAAILAKADPDDADGDGISGRPNRVRDHTTQSTALGRFGWKAGQPNLNQQNADAFFNDLGLSTRLLSGSSCTPAQTACLTSADGGRPEVDDHLLARVLFYTRHLGVPARRAVDDPQVLAGKALFHRAGCARCHIPTFVTAADTAEPELANQKIHPYSDLLLHDMGDGLADNRAEFEASGREWRTPPLWGLGLTQRVGGHTRLLHDGRARNPLEAILWHAGEAQPARDRVLTFDAGQRAALLAFLNSL
- a CDS encoding imelysin family protein, producing MPRIPLATASLLAVAISLAGCDDKKEPASSQTVAPAAIAPAATAQTDEAAARAVVTHYADLALAVYSDALSSAKALQQAVDALLAKPDTDTLQAAREAWIAARVPYMQSEVFRFGNPVVDEWEGQLNAWPLDEGLIDYVAADYQHALGNPGATANIVANTEIQVGEEKVDVTEISGETLASLNELAGSEANVATGYHAIEFLLWGQDLNGTAPGAGQRPASDYLAGEGCSGGHCERRRAYLKAVTDLLVSDLAYMVGQWQPQAADNYRASLEQESAANGLRKMLFGMGSLSLGELAGERMKVPLEANSTEDEQDCFSDNTHNAHFYNGKGIRNVYLGEYRRLDGSLLSGPSLSSLVAKADARADATLKADLEASEARLQALVDSAAKGRHFDQLIAADNAAGQQLVRDAIAALVKQTASIEQAAARLGIGDLSPDSADHNF
- a CDS encoding putative bifunctional diguanylate cyclase/phosphodiesterase, with the protein product MKPAPRNSLSLKLLRVVLLCALLLGLLFSCVQIAFELQKTHQQIDLEAQRILAMFRAPSSQALHSLDRDTGQQVIEGLLQHEAITSASIAPASGIPLAERSRELQASPSRVLTDALLGREQQFGTPLFDLPPDNARHGDLHISLDTATYGHDFLIRAQLILLSGLLHAVLLAMLLYLIYQRLLSKPLDRIIANLAQIDPEYPGARQLPMLEGNERNELGLWIRTANQLLASIERNTRLRHEAEYSLQRMAYYDVLTGLPNRQHLLRLLGQVLLDARRHQRRVAVLCVGLDDFKSINEQFCYRFGDELLLALADRLRSHDTAPGALARLGGDRFVLVRADIDEPYMAAELAQGILDDLEVPFRLEQQDVHLHASIGITLYPEDGRSPEKLLQKAEQTMTLAKRSHSRYQFYIASVDREMRYRRELEKDLREALARGELQLLYQPQLNYRSQRVEGVEALLRWRHPRHGLVPPDQFVLLAEHSGSIIPIGEWVLEQACRQLREWHDQGFSELHMAVNLSAVQLRHDGLPRLIDRLLRTYRLPAGSLELEVTETSLMEDIQVAARHLRSLRRCGARIAIDDFGTGYSSLSYLKSLPLDKIKIDKSFVLDLLNDDDHDAGTIIRTIIQLARNLGKQVTAEGVETAAQEAYLVSQDCHEGQGYLYSKPLPAVELAAFIRQAQLRQAPVS